Part of the Pagrus major chromosome 9, Pma_NU_1.0 genome, ATGAAAAGCTAAATGTATgtaagtaaaaacacacaggttcagtcagaaaaagaaaaaatgttgttccTTCCTTGGCCTTTATCTATTTTATCTTGGTATCTTGTTTGAAAACAAGGCTTGATTGTGCAAATGCCCAGGCTTGATTGTGCAAAGCCTTGGTTATTGAAACTGAGGCAAAAGTAAAGGCAGAGTTTGGTTTCTGCCGAGCTTTGCTCCAAAAGAACCACAAGGTGGCACtacacagcaaaaaaacaacttgtacAGTATTTGACAGGATGGGTTGCCTCTCATTCCCTGAAGCTCTCCTATTCATGAATAATCAGCTGAGAGTTCACATGCTTGAAAACAATGTTTAGTTAGCTGAGGGTGAAAGGTCAAGATCTAATGAAATCATCTAAATCATGTCTTGAGTGTTTTATAATTTATTACAATTCAAAGAATCCCACGCTTTTATAACAGGCAGTCATTGTCAGGTTATGTTTAAATTAAACTGCCAGTAAGTGCTCGAGTAACTTCCTTTTTGAAAGCAAGCTCTTACCTGTAAACTTTTGGTGCTCTTGTGCCAGTCTTGCCTGAGACAGGAGAGTTTCATTTCAACATAGAGACAGACTCAGTGTTTCGTTCATTGACATAATGTATGTCTGATTTTGCTTCCTTTAAGTGGATGCTTTGCAGGTGAAAAGGGTAGTGTAGGGGTTTTATTGATAGACATTGCCACGAACCCTCCCCTAGTTGATTAATTacattatgttttgtattgcaagttttctgaaatgttatgcTTAAATGTGCAAATGAGGCATTGTCTGATTAGAAATGTGcacatttgcatacattttatAGAACACCTAAATGTATATGTTAGAGGTTTTCTTTCCAATAGTCTGAAAGTAGATATTATTATAGTTATAGAAGTACAAATAGCTCACAAACCTAAAATTGACCATTGTAtgaaaaaaattatgttttcacttgTGGTTTCTCCCCTTAAATACACACTATGTTTATATCcatgtctgttggtttgttggttggctggttttTCAGCAGTATTACCCAAAACTATTGAATgtatttccatgaaacttggatggaggacaggtctcagcccagaatagagccAATTGACTACAAAGAGgaggatccaggaattttttctcactttcttttataTAGCGAGACAGagcatttttctacattttcattaatctTATCAGGTAATAATGCGTGGatactgatgaaaaaaatcagtaatatttaggtggctggtatctatgagtgattataatttgatgcagatcctatATTTAGCaggcttaaattatggttaagcagttatgggtggtttaaaattgagaatgatacagggctatcacgtttgatattggattatgCTTAGTTGAATAGAAGAGGACTGTTGGttcttggcggaggtatgcgctctactgagtgccattctagttgtaTTATGTTTTTGGataaaggaaaaaggaaaaagaaaataagaaaagaaaatgtataaagaaatgaaatgctCTTTCAACCAAAccattcacacattttatttttcctttttgcagTTACTGGTTCCTAAACTATCAGGATGGGTTCttctgctgtgtctgtggcCTCCTCCACCAACAATGACTCTAATTCTACCTGTGAGACCCTGTACGCCCACCGGGAATATGCCAGGGTCCTCATGCCTCTTGTCTATTGCATTGTGTTCTTTGTGGGACTGCTCGGTAACTGTCTCGCCCTCCACGTCATCCGGTCCAATCTGAAGAAGATCAACTCCACCACCTTGTACTCTCTCAACCTGGTCATTTCTGACATCCTCTTcgccctctctctgcctctgagGATTGCCTACTACGCTCAGGGCTTCCACTGGCCTCTGGGTGAGGTGCTGTGCAAGATCTCAGGCTTCATCTTCTATATCAACACCTACGCTGGGGTCAATTTCATGACCTGCCTCAGCATAGACCGTTTCATCGCTGTGGTCCTGCCTCTGCGTTTCTCCCGATTCAGGAAGGTCAGTAACGTGCGTTAcatttgtgttgctgtgtggcTTGTGGTCCTGGCACAAACCCTTCCGCTACTAGGCATGGATATGACCAACAAGGAACCTGATGACTACATCACCTGTATGGAATACCCCAACTTTGAGAAGGTTGACCACATTGCCACTATACTGATTGGTGCCGTCTTCCTTGGCTACGTCATCCCTGTGGTGACCATCCTCATTTGTTACTCCGTCTTGTGCTCCAAACTCCATTCCTCAGCCAAGAAGAACCATCTGACTGAAAAGTCTGGCCGGAACCGCAAGGCCATCGGTGTGATCTGCTGCGTGTCCCTAGTGTTTGTCATCTGCTACAGCCCATATCACATTGACATCCTGCAGTACATGATCCGCAAGCTGACGTCGAAGCCTGACTGCGCTGATCTCACAGCCTTTCAGGTGTCGCTGCACATCACCGTGTGTCTGATGAATCTAAACTCCTGTTTGGATCCTTTCATCTACTTCTTTGCCTGCAAGGGCTACAAGAGGAAACTCTTGAAGATGTTTAAGCTACAGGTCAGCATGTCCTTCTCCAGTGCAGTGAGGACGTCACCTGAGGGCTCCTCGAAGGATATTATTGATGGCAACAAGATCCAGCTCAACAGTTCATTTATGGGTACAACCAGTGAGAGACTCACAGAAAGGAGAGGACTGAGGCATGAGTGAATGAGAGAGCTGCGGCACAGAGTTAAACAAGATGAAGGACCTTTTACGCGTGGGCCTGCTTTAATCAAGACCAGTCAAATAATGTGACTCACTCATGTCACCAGGGACTCCAAGCAGCCACTCAGCATCTGGATCCATAAAAATTCAGCTCTTTTGCACCAGATTATTTTACACCAGGGAAGCTCTTTGATAGTACATCAACAACATGgattttgaaaaaggaaaatctaGCACAtcctgtgtttatgtatgttttctTATTAACATTAGTGAATCACTCAGGAAAGCAGAGACTATTGCAGCTAAGGAGAGGAGCGGAGGATACTTCTTCATACAAAGCATGCTGTCTCCTGATCATAGACTGAGTTTTAATGAGGTAGACCATGTTGGAAGTGGACAGTCAACTGATAAAGAGCTGATAAAGAGCCATCGGTGAACATCGGTGGGTTGTCagaaagtgttttcatgtgcaGTGTGTGAAGAAGTATATTTCTAAAGGCAGTATACTCAGCTGAAAAcgaaaacatttttgaaagcaACAACTAAATTTTTGCAACCAAACAATGACCTCACATCTGACCACATCCCCACAGTCTAactttaatgaaatgaaatgttaaagCAGAAGTAGATATGAGTTTCAGACCCAGACAATCCCAGGGTTTTTACCGAAAGTTTCAGTTCAGTACACCGTAATATCTCAGGGAAAATAGGCAAACTGTACACCCATTGTTACAGCTGCTTATCAATAGATTGACTTCAATTTGTCAGAAAAGCTCCATATATTTCTCTGCTTTAACATTCTTTTCCTTGTAGTAACAGTGGGTACGGTCTATGatgtcatttatttaaaggGGAAATGTGGAGTTTGCTTGTAAAGCTGTAAGTTTTGCTAAAATTGTTGTGTTATTCATAATAATTCAATGTGTGTATCCCTGGGGTCTAACAAACATGTTGAGTATTCTTTGTTTAAGTAGCTTGCTTGTCTTCTTCGTTTATTTGCTGGCAAACTGCATCACATTGTGGTGTGCTGTCACCACCCGTAGATCAGTAAAATAGTGTGAAACTATTGGTAGGACTCGGAAATGGCATCTGACATGTGCATGATGACAagaagaacaaaatgtgaaccCAGTTGTCAAAACAGTTTTGGGTATTTTGTGCACTTCATGGAATATCGATCAAACTGGTTTATACATATTTTAAGAATTGATTTAAGAATGTTGTTCTGTCTTTACAAATGAACTGTTTCAATGTTCCTGTGTTGGCatgatgagtttttttttacccttttaaGAGCTCTGACAGTTGAAACGGTAACGGGATGTGGGGACTGAATGTTGGGTGTCAAACGGTTGGTAGACTGtgtgattaacacacacatccaactCATAGTCTGCTCTTCAATCCTCTTCTGTTCACCTCCAAACATTCCTTTCAGCTCATTCAACAAGTAGTTTGGTTGTTAAAATGTTCTGTCTTGAGAAATGTTGAAGAATTTTAGATCAAGAAACCCAAATCAACCCGCTTGCAGTGAACCATCCACTGTCTCAACCATTTCTACGATTATGCATTATTCTTTTAGGAGTCCATGTTATAAGATAACATGGGCCAATCCTGATTTGGTCACTAGGAGGGTTCCGCAAATATCATTTTTTGAGTCAGTGTTGTTCATCAGTTCAAATCAAGTCAATTCTGTCACCACTGTACAAGCCAGCAAAACaatatatgatttattttgtatatgGCGCATCacttgtctttttaaaatacacttCAGCATAACTTATATGTAGAAATTGAAGAAATACACGTCATTGGTCCAACTTAACATACATGGAAAATGCTACCAAAGTGTAGTATAAACAAAAGTATTGGTAAGCAAAACCTTGAGGTCAATGTTTCTGCgatcatttaaaaaagtgtattgtttatttctttctaCAGTACAACTAAGCTACTACATTATGGTTACAGTTAAGAGCTAGATCATGCTCACTCAGGGTTATGGTACATGGGTGTGGTTAAGATGGCAACTAAAACAATTGGTTTGGGGTTAGCAGAGGCGAGCACATGTGGTTATCGTTTCACATAAGTTGTAAGTGAAGGTGGAAATCTAccgcgtctgtgtgtgtgtgtgtgtgtgtgtgtatgtgtgtgtgtgtgcgtgtgtgtgtgtgtgtgtgagtgattgaCAACTCCAATGTGCAGATGATATAGTTTCATATTGTGCTGCTGATTTACGTTGATACAATATACGATGCTCTTTTCGATGCCAAATTAATAcatcagtaaattaaattaaatgcacGTTGTTCTCAAGACCCAGGGATTCAAAGTCACACAAATATTGACTGGCTTTTATTGAAAGGGACAAAATTTACACTGAACAGACCACCATGTTTGCAAATTGTGATGACATCTAGGCTGAGTTGTAGGAAGAAGATTGTTGGAACATGTTTGCTCTCAGTTCTGCATTTTAAAGGAAGTCGTTTGTAGACATAATGAAACCTCTACTCATATTGCATGTCCTTAGATGTGCTTACCACGTGTTCTTCAGTTCATTCCAAGCGATAAATACATTTACGATTCTGACCTCTGCATTCATTATTATAAGGTCAGATTCAGAATGTATATCTAAGAGACATGTAACAATGGAATGGATTTAATTATTCACGAAGCCGTTGGcagaaaatgttactttgttCAATCTTTGCTGCAAACACTTTGCGAAACATTAAGGACAGAATAGCAAGACAAATAGAGACAATATTCACTTCAACCATGGATCACACCCATACATCCGGGAGGCCTCATCAAcggatgacaaaaaaaacaagccgTATATGAAGATACAGCCGACAAAGATGAAGCATTGGAAAAAAAGTTCAGTAGAGATCATGATGGCAAAGTTCATCATCCACATAATAACCACAGCCCAAGCTCCAACAGaaaccacagagaaaaacatgcttacagtgaacaaaatacaatttattaCTTCCTGCTTGAAAAGAAAACTTGAACTTAACAATAGAACTTCTTTTTCCCtaatatttattcagttttcatTACATGACAAGAGGGCCACTAAGCAAAGTTATTTAAAATGCTCAATTCCAGGAACGGTTGATGTGGCATTCGTTGAAACAGTGCATGAAGTGGTGCattatggttttttttttgtttttgttttttttaatgagcaagtaaattgaatatatttgggttaaGGAAATTGTGATCAGAATTTTTCTCTATTTGCATTTCATAGGCTGAATGATTAATCACAAAAAATGATCAGCAGACTAGTCTGAAAAGTGATACTAATCAGTAATTGTAGCACTTACAGGAAACCTAGACAGTGAATCCCCTGGCTGGTACACCAAAAGATTAAGATTATAATcaagatctctctctctcacgctcacacacacacacacacacacacacaaacttttgACCCCTTTCTGTTTCTGGGCTTATTAAAGTCAGATTAACTGTTTATGGCAATCCAGCATAACACACTCTAGAGTATTATTAGATGTTTATTTGCATCTTGACCTCTTCTTCAGCTTTATATTacgtatgtatttatttttttcattttatttactgaaATGTGTCCCTTGCTGATTAGTCTAGCGGCCTGTATTGCAATGAACACTGTATTTCACACATATAATTGCCGTCTGCTTGATCACTCCTTTGTTTCTATCACCTGACTTCTTTGGGGAATAAGGGGAACGTGCCTGTGTTAAAGGGACGAGCTGTGATGAACTTAACACAATGTATCTGAAACATGGCGATTTCAGAGATGTAGATTTCTtctaatattttaataatctgaTTATTTCAATTATATGAATGTGTTGAAAAAAATTAGTTCTGCAGCTTGGATTTGAATAACTTTTGCTGCATGTCTTTTGACTTAAAGGTGTAGTTTGTAGTATTTAGGAGGGATTTAGTGGCCAGAAAAATGGAGTTTAatttgtatatattatattttaatttgtgtataatcacccgaaactaagaatcgttgtgtttttgttacgtTAGAATGTTAATTTCTATAAAGGGAGTGGGTCCTCTTCCATGaagtctgccatgtttctacagtagcccagaacagacaaacactAACTCTAGTGAGGGCATTTTGAATTGTCAGTGGCCACTGTAAGGAAGGGTAAGACTAGGGGTGTTCACCTGGTTGCAACCACACCACTAGAGGTTACtactacacactggacctttaaagtcagtttccAGTCCAAATGTGGACCTTGATTGTGAagaatgatgtgtgtgcagagctTGACACGACAAGGCTGTTTCCACATTGATCAGCTAAAGTGGGGGTGGTTTCTCTGTACTCATCTTAAATCTGCGTTGAAGACATAGGAGCAGGATTTTCTATTCAGGAAGTCAATTGTGTGCAACTTATACAAGTATGATGCAAGAATGGACTTTccagtgaagtaggagacatcttgtgtccagttCTGAACGTGTGTCCAACTTTTGGAATGaacattattttacatattcatAGATTGTGGATTTTCAATTAGGgagaagatgttattttaagAATTGTAAACATTATAATTGAACTTCTTGTGAAAAAGCCATATCAAAAACAGATTATTATCATTTAAGAAGAGTAGTTTAAAATCTCTAAATCTTTGGAGGGAGGACTTTTGAATACAAGTTTACTTACCAACTCTAATCAGTGATGGGagaaaatggggggaaaaaaattcaacCATTTTGTATTATAATAGAGTAAATTGAGTAAAGTGTTATAGAGATCTTGCCAagaccttttcttttttgtgccTCAAAGGTCTGTAATTTTCCTCAGTAACTGCCGCAGGTCAAATATAATCTCATGCATTAGAAATTAGAAATTGATTATTtcctaaaaataaatattattattagttataaGTCACAGACTGCTGCCTAAACCTCACAGTTTTGTAGTGATTGTTTTCAGCCTCTAGAGGACAGTATAAAACAGGGTAAAGAGGTGCTGATAGAGGAAGTTAAAAGGGGCTTCACACAGACGTCACACTGGACACCAAACCTAAATACTGACAGATGTAGCGAGACTATCACTTCATCTTTTTATAGAATTCTACCTTTGCCTGTTTTATATGAAACAAGGGGGACagagtgtaaaataaaaacatagaaGGGAGGCACAAAAAGACAGAACCTGACGTTGTCTAAATAGATATCTGTAAGTTTAAATGCACTTACAGTATATGGTTTATGATAAAGGTGAACAATAAAGACTGAGGATTTATTATGGAGCGGAGGACTTGCTGAGGCGACCACTTGACAAGTAtcaaagagaggaaaacatcacacagaCTGTTGTCATAACAACATATTGCAATGAACACAAAGTACCATCTGGCATGAGATTTTTAAGACACATTGAGAGGACAAGCCGATAGATAATTATTTCCCGGGAATAAGAATTAGACTGAATGAGCAGCCTCCATATGAACGCTGTGATCAAGAAAAACAGTATAGTGAGCGTGGAAAGAAGTTCAGCGTCAAATCAGGAAATGCTGTAAGTCGTGGGAAAGTATGATTTACTCTCTGTTTTACGAGATCTACTGCATAATGGGAATGGAAAGTACGAGTTAGGAGAGAAGGGGAAGAAGTTTTGATTGCACAACGTTCTTTGAGCCAAATGTCCTAATTCATAGTTGTTTCCAGCTCGCACGCACATTAATCACACACATTAATCTGTATTCAGTCCGAGTCCAGTCTGACCTTGAGCTTTTCACCTGAGGTATGCGCTTTGCATCCATTAAGTCGACGTGGTGTAAAACCATCTCACAGCATCAGCGTGAAGTGTCTATTACCACCGtcttatttcctgtttataTGGCAACTGCCTCAACATCCTGTTTTTAATTACTTCTCTCCAGCAGCAGATGCTTCTCACAGCAACCTGCTGTGGATTACTCCCCTGAGAACTAATGTGCTGTGACAGACCCCACTTTTCCAATCAATAACTCGCCCTAAATCTGCCATCTCTCTGCCTGCCAAACACACTCCCACTTCTAATGGCACATCATTTTCTTTAAGGGGGTGTAATTGCAGACGGTGGAAAGCTGTAGCCCTTTGTGTTCCAACTACGTAGATACTGTAAAGGAATCTAAAGTACAGAAAAAACAGCGCACGGcagacacaggaagtgatgggGGCTTTACACTGTGCACAGTCTCGCCACCATTTCCATCACATTACCCTTTGAGAAAGCATTCACTTCCCTGTTTTGGCTGAGTGCTCAGATAAATCGCTGTGCTGCTTCATAAACCTGTTGGCGCACACTTGTCAAGATGTTTGTGTGATTTCTGTGGTAAGTGCAGTCTTTTATTGTTCAGGCAAGGCTACCAGTTCTGTTTGACCTTTAAGATGGAGGGGGAAAGTAATTTTGGCAGACGTGTTTTATGGTCACtcgctgtatgtgtgttttgggaCAAACAgttttcaaacattcaacttaaaaaaataaaaatattctgtAACTTTATGTTAATTAGTTTCCTGGTTTAAAATCATCACCCACAATTCAAACTACACACAGTAGAGTAGTTTAGTAGAGTGACAAAAAATGAATCCTTAAATGTGAAAGTCAGAAGTCACATGATTTATATCAATACACATCACTTTCTCAGGGTGAAAGATTTCACTTCCACAtttttaaccctaaccacaGATTACAGTAAATCCATTGTTTCTACActctactgtatatatactgttaATGCATATGTTctatttgtttgcttgtttatgAAATTTCATACTTTGTTTATTGAACACACGTGTTACcagagcatttttttaaaaagtaaaagagtaTATATTCcctttctaaaaaaaacattctaaaAGTAAAAATTCACATATTGTCAAACAccaaaacagctttaaaaaactaacaaaactTAAATAATGCAACATACTGTAATCAAAGACATCAAAAATATCTGACACACTAAAAGTCAAGACAGCAGCACATCACCCACaccataacacaacataaagaTAGTACCTCTCCAAACCACAAAAGTTGCTGCAATCAGAAATGAGTGGAAATGTATTCTCTTAAAGGATAAGCTCactcaaaaattaaaatttaatcaTTCCTCACCCCCAggccaatggaaagtcaggtgaagtttcatagtccaacaaaacatttctggagcttcacagtaaaacagcattgcagaattatcctaaacaactgaagtagatagggATTTctttgaaaacttaaaaaagaagaacaCCCACTTCAGATTGAGAAAACTTGGATCACTCTACACATCTGCCAACTTggcgagctgtatggagccattttatgtttttttttttttttggggttgttttttacatgttaaaatgaGTCCctagctacttcagttgttcaggagaatactacaatgctgttctgctgtgaagcttcagaaatgttttgtggactacaaaacttcaccggACGTTCCATTGGCatggggttgagtagataatgactgcatttttgtttttaggtgAACTTATACCATATTATTaccatatatttatatattttcccTAATTTGTTAGCGGAGCCACTTAACAAAAGTCTAAGAAAATAAAGGATGTCTCCTATCCAGAAGGAGATACTGTTGATTTCCAGTTGGCCAGTATTAGTCGTCTAGCCAGCAAGGTGTCAAGGGCTAAGACATCTTTTTTGGATGTAAGAAGGGAGGGAAATGAGGGGAAGATCACAAACAATACACTGAGAAGCTTTGGTTTCCATATTTATCTCTGATAGAGTATAAAAAATCTCTGTCCAGGGATGgacaaagccaaaacatgtgTTAGAGGTCTGCAGGAGATTGCTGACATGTTTACAGGCTGGTGATACACTGTCATAGATTGTAGACAACCTAGCCATTGTGTAGTGTGAATAACTTTACATTGAATAAGACCATATCTGGCACAAATAGAACAtttgtgctttaaaatgtcCAACCACACTTCTTCTCCCAGATtaccaccccccaccccctcaaAAGGGTCTCAGGTTCACATTTAATTATGAAATGACACATCCAGACAGGGATggtctgtttctcttcctctgtctttcacAGTGCAGCTgcacatgttttaaaaataactatTCAAATGTTCAAGCAGCAGCTTCTGCAAATTGTAACACACAGATATGTTCTTAATTAGAAGCAGCCTCTGGCTAATTCAACACTATCGTTTCTCCTAATTCTTTTTTCCCTATCAACAGAGAACTTTTGACTGTGGACTGATTAAGGATAACTTCTGCATAATGGTCAAAAGTAAGTTGCATTACCTGGTCTTGAAAAGATCATTTTGGTCAAAATGACTTTCAGTAAATATATGAGACATTTAGTGTAGTGAAACGCAGTATTTTCCAACGAATTCAAACcgagagaaatctgtaattttaggTAATGTAATTTAAGGTAATGgtgtgtttaatttttttgcatGTCACTATTTTTagggaaaacatcagatgatgcGTAGAATAGCGAGGAAGGCAGTCTgtgaaaatgactaaaaatagcatgaaatacactttaaaacatgacctcaccTGTGaccatttctgcctgagtcacgtcagattgattttcatttgcagttgtggttgtttaacaatgaattCAACAGCTTCCTTGATACAGGGATAGTGATGTCTAAGCAGAAGAAATTACATCCTGTGCCTTTAATTAAGACCTTGCTAGAAGCACATGACCTTTCAATATAAGTCAGTTATTAGGACTTTAACTcaaatcatgaaaacaaatgggCTATAAAGGGCAAAAAGAAATGATAAAGGAATTGTtgaatagaccatattcacacagtggccatttttctgaagctcaaatgttgtacaGTGTGTTCCTGGTTGCAAGTTGTATAAATGTTGGGAATcagacaaattgttatcatttcactgcttcctgattgataAGTAACTCaaaggaaaatggaaaagaaaagatttgGGTGGAATTGGGCCaaatttcaaggtaaaacaacatatttgattaGAACTTCCGTTAGACAACAGCTGTTAGCATAAAACCTCCTTTCTCGCAAACATTACTGTTTAATAGTGTGACACGATACAATAggaaatgtatgaatgaattttaaaataCCAACACATGTCTTGGACAcgtttatttaagcctggaagtaaAATGTGCTGAATATTAT contains:
- the gpr183a gene encoding G-protein coupled receptor 183-A — translated: MGSSAVSVASSTNNDSNSTCETLYAHREYARVLMPLVYCIVFFVGLLGNCLALHVIRSNLKKINSTTLYSLNLVISDILFALSLPLRIAYYAQGFHWPLGEVLCKISGFIFYINTYAGVNFMTCLSIDRFIAVVLPLRFSRFRKVSNVRYICVAVWLVVLAQTLPLLGMDMTNKEPDDYITCMEYPNFEKVDHIATILIGAVFLGYVIPVVTILICYSVLCSKLHSSAKKNHLTEKSGRNRKAIGVICCVSLVFVICYSPYHIDILQYMIRKLTSKPDCADLTAFQVSLHITVCLMNLNSCLDPFIYFFACKGYKRKLLKMFKLQVSMSFSSAVRTSPEGSSKDIIDGNKIQLNSSFMGTTSERLTERRGLRHE